The DNA window GCCAGGTCACCCAGGCCTCCAGCGCCGACCACGCCGGCCATCGCGGTGTAGGCCACCAGGGTGATGGCTGTCATCGTGACAGCGGCGATGATGCCTGGCCGCGACTCGGGCAGCAGCGCATCGAAGATGATCTGCCGGGTACTGGCCCCCATGGCCTGGGTCGCCTCGATGATGCCACGGTCCACCTCACGTAGCGCAGTCTCCACCAACCGTGCGAAAAGCGGTGCAGCGCCGACCACCAGCGGCGGGATGGCACCTGCCACGCCCAATGAGGTGCCGACCAACTCCACGGTCAGCGGGATCATCACGATCAGCAGGATGATGAAAGGCAACGAGCGCAATACGTTGACCAGCAACGACAGCACACCATAGAACGCGCGGTGCTCGAACAACTGCCGTGGGCCGCAGAGAAACAGCAGAACCCCCAGCGGCAGCCCCAGCAACACGGTGAACAGCAGCGAGCCGCCAAGCATCAGCAAGGTGTCCAGGGTCGCCAGCCAGATTTCGAACCAGTCGACATTGACGAAGAAAGCATCCATCAACGCAGTACCTCCACATGTACGTCGGCGGCTTCCAGGCGCGCCACGGCGGCGATCAGGTCGCCGCCCACCAGCGACAGGGTGAGCTGGCCATAAGGGGTGTCCTTGATGCGGTCGATACGCCCGGACAGGATGCTGTAGTCGACGCCCGTCTCGCGTGCCACGCGTCCCAGCAGCGGCGCGTAGGTGGCTTCGCCACGGAAGGTCAGCCGCAGGATGCGCCCCGGCACCTGGGCGAAATCCGCCAGTTGCTCGTGCTCATCGACCTGTTCGTCCTCCAGCACGAAGCGCTGGGTGGTCGGGTGTCGTGGGTGCAGGAACACATCGGCCACCGTGCCCTGCTCGACGATGCGGCCGCCGTCCATCACCGCGACCCGGTCGCAGACGCGACGGATCACGTCCATCTCGTGGGTGATCAGCACGATGGTCAGTTTCAATTCGCGGTTGATCTCGGCCAGCAGGCGCAGCACCTGGGCTGTGGTCTGCGGGTCGAGGGCGCTGGTCGCCTCGTCGCACAGCAGCAGATCCGGCCCGGTGGCCAGGGCGCGGGCAATACCAACGCGCTGCTTCTGTCCGCCGGAAAGCTGCGCCGGGTACTTGCGCGCCTGCTCGCGCAAACCGACGCGCTCCAGCAACTCGGCGACCCGCCGTTCGATCGCCTCGCGCGGCCAGGCACCCGAGAGGTGCAGGGGCATGGCAATGTTGTCGGCCACGGTCTTCGAAGCCAGCAGGTTGAAGTGCTGGAAGATCATGCCCACACGCTGGCGAAAGCGCCGCAGACCCGTCGCATCGAGGGCGGTGACGTCTTCGTCGCCAACCAGGATACGCCCGCCGGAGGGCTCCTCCAGGCGGTTGATCAGCCGCAGCAGGGTGCTCTTGCCCGCGCCGGAATGGCCGATCAGGCCGAACACCTCGCCTTCTTCGATGCGCAGGTCGGTGGCATGCAAGGCCGGGATTTCCCGGCCATCGGCACGATAGGTCTTGTGGACTTGCTGGAATTCGATCACGTGCGAACCTTGTGGGTGCGTCGGCACAAAGGCGGCATTCTACTCATTACACTCAGGCCTTGCTCGTGCCGGGGCAGGCCGTCTGGGGAATTGCGAGAAGCCCCTATCCCCAGCCCTCTCCCGTAAACGGGAGAGGGGGCAAAGGCGTGTACAGCCTCAAGCCGCCTGCCGCCGTGGCGCAGCGAAGCTGAGCAGGAACAGCGCCGCCGCGCTGACCACGATGGACGGGCCGGCCGGGGTGTCCTGGTACCAGGACAATGCCAGGCCGGCACAGACGGCGACGATCCCCAGCAGGCTGGCGCCCAGCGCCATCTGCTCCGGCGTGCGCGCATGGCGTTGCGCGGCGGCGGCGGGAATGATCAGCAGGGAGGTGATCAGCAGCACGCCGACGATCTTCATCGCCACGGCGATCACCACCGCGATCAGCAGCATCAGCGCCAGGCGGATGGCCGCCACCGGCAAGCCTTCGACCCGTGCCAGTTCCTCGTGCACGGTGATCGCCAGCAGCGGCCGCCACAACGGCACGAGGATCAGCAGCACCAAGGCGCTGCCGCCGAGAATCCAGGCCAGGTCGACCGGCCCCACGGCCAGCAGGTCACCGAACAGGTAGCCCATCAGGTCGATACGCACGTCGTGCATGAAACTCAGGGTCACCAGCCCCAGTGACAGGGTGCTGTGGGCGAGGATGCCGAGCAGCGTGTCGGACGCCAGCGGCTGGCGCTGTTGCAGGGTCACCAGCAGCACTGCCAGCAGCACACAACCGACGGTGACCGCCAGGGTCGGGCTGATGTCCAGCATCAGCCCGAGGGCAACGCCGAACAGCGCGGCATG is part of the Pseudomonas sp. ABC1 genome and encodes:
- a CDS encoding methionine ABC transporter permease, which produces MDAFFVNVDWFEIWLATLDTLLMLGGSLLFTVLLGLPLGVLLFLCGPRQLFEHRAFYGVLSLLVNVLRSLPFIILLIVMIPLTVELVGTSLGVAGAIPPLVVGAAPLFARLVETALREVDRGIIEATQAMGASTRQIIFDALLPESRPGIIAAVTMTAITLVAYTAMAGVVGAGGLGDLAIRFGYQRFQTDVMVVTVVLLLVLVQILQTLGDKLVVHFSRK
- a CDS encoding methionine ABC transporter ATP-binding protein, giving the protein MIEFQQVHKTYRADGREIPALHATDLRIEEGEVFGLIGHSGAGKSTLLRLINRLEEPSGGRILVGDEDVTALDATGLRRFRQRVGMIFQHFNLLASKTVADNIAMPLHLSGAWPREAIERRVAELLERVGLREQARKYPAQLSGGQKQRVGIARALATGPDLLLCDEATSALDPQTTAQVLRLLAEINRELKLTIVLITHEMDVIRRVCDRVAVMDGGRIVEQGTVADVFLHPRHPTTQRFVLEDEQVDEHEQLADFAQVPGRILRLTFRGEATYAPLLGRVARETGVDYSILSGRIDRIKDTPYGQLTLSLVGGDLIAAVARLEAADVHVEVLR
- the znuB gene encoding zinc ABC transporter permease subunit ZnuB; this encodes MPDFLLNALLAGLALALVAGPLGSFVVWRRMAYFGDTLSHAALFGVALGLMLDISPTLAVTVGCVLLAVLLVTLQQRQPLASDTLLGILAHSTLSLGLVTLSFMHDVRIDLMGYLFGDLLAVGPVDLAWILGGSALVLLILVPLWRPLLAITVHEELARVEGLPVAAIRLALMLLIAVVIAVAMKIVGVLLITSLLIIPAAAAQRHARTPEQMALGASLLGIVAVCAGLALSWYQDTPAGPSIVVSAAALFLLSFAAPRRQAA